The Paenibacillus spongiae nucleotide sequence ACAAAGAGATTCCGAAGAAACCGGCTCCGTTTATCGGCGCAAGACTGGGCGATATATCGGACCAGCTCCAACAGGAGCTCGGACTTTCCAGCAAAGAGGGTTTCTATATCGATAGCGTGATCTATAAATCGCCAGCCTATTTGGCCGACCTTCGCCAATACGATGTCATCACTGCAATGGACGGTACGAAGTACAAAACAAAAGAAGAATTTATTGCCGCGGTCAAGACGAAAGCCGTTGGAGATAAAATTACGCTGAGCATTATCCGTAACGGCAAATCCATGGATGTGACTGTCGAAATCGGGAACGCCAACGAGTTCGCTCAGCAGCCGCAGAATCAGCGGCAGCAGCAATAGTAATAAAGCGCACCGAACCGGCGCAGGCAGTAGGTAGTACTGCCTGCGCATTTTTGCATGGCTGGGATTCGGGTGATGAATTGCGTTATACTAGACGTTAAGAGAGATTGCTAAGGAGTGGGAGAGAACCGATGAGACCGCATATTCTGGTCGTGGACGACGATGAGAAAATTACTTCGCTGCTGCGCCGCAGCCTGGCTTTCGAGGGCTACGAGGTGGCGACTGCCAATAACGGACTTGAAGGATTAAAGGCTATGCTGACAAGCGATCCCGATCTGCTTATTCTGGATGTTATGATGCCTCAGGTGGACGGCTGGGAGGTCTGCAGCCGCGTCCGCGAAGGGGGAAGCACGGTGCCGATCCTGATGCTGACCGCAAAGGATGATATTCAGGACCGGGTCAAGGGATTGGACATCGGTGCCGACGATTATTTGGTCAAGCCCTTCGCGCTGGAGGAGCTGCTGGCCCGGGTCCGAGCGCTGCTGCGCCGGAAAACCGATAAGCTCGAGGAACAGACCAATCGGATCGTATACGAAGATTTGATACTGGATTTGGACTCGCGGGAAGCCGTCCGCAATGAAAGGCGAATCGACCTGACGGCGAAGGAATTCGATCTTCTTCACCTGTTTATGCAGAATCCGCGCAGAGTCTTAACGCGCGATTCCATTATGGACAAGATATGGGGCTATGATTACAGCGGCGAATCGAATGTGCTTGAAGTGTACATCGCCATGCTCCGGCAGAAGACGGAGGAAGGCGGGTACAAGCGGCTCATCCAGACAGTTCGCGGAACCGGTTATGTGTTGAGAGGAGAGAATTGATCCGATGTCGATCCGGCTGAAACTAACGATGTGGTATTCTTCCTTGCTGGCCGTGACGCTTCTTATCTTTGGCGTATCCATCTATTGGTTCGTCAACTATAACACTTATAGGGACGTAAAATCGCAAATCGAGGAGCAGCTTCGCCAATTGCGCATTGTGCCGACGGTTGATTTTTTCAGCGGGGGGTTGAATCTTAATTACTCGAACCGGTTCGAAGGCAACAATGTGTATATTCAGGTTGTCAATTATACGAACGGGGAGTTGGATCAGTCCGACAATCTGAAGGATACGAGGCTGCGGCTGCCTGTTCCGGATCCCGATAAGAAGATTGAAACCGGTTATGTGCAATTGGAGGTCGATCATTACCGGTTTCTGGCCTATCAGCTGCCACTGCAATTAAAGGCTAACAATGAGACCGTCGGCGTGCTGCAGGTCGCTTATTATACAAGCCCGCTTGACAATTATATGAAAAATTTAAGAACGACTCTGATCTTCTCCTCCCTCGCGGTCATCGTAATCGCATTTACAGTCGGGCTTATTATTGCGCGGCAGGCGCTGCGGCCGGTCAAGAACGTCATTCAAGCCGTTACGCAGATCAAGAACGGATCGAATCTTAGCGTGCGGATCGAGCGCGAAGGCCCCAATGATGAAATGGGACATCTGACGGATACGCTGAACAGCATGCTAGAGCGCATTGAAACGACGTACAATGAGCTGGATGAGGCCTATATGGCGCAGCGTCGGTTCGTATCCGACGCGTCGCATGAGCTGCGGACGCCGCTGACGACTATACGCGGCAATATCGAGCTGCTGGAGCGAATGTGGCTGCCCGCGCTGGAAGCGGCGCAAGCCAAACGGGCAGACGGAGGATCAGGTGACATGGGATCGCTGTTAACGGAATCCAATGTTGTGCTGACGCGGGAAGCCATGATGGATGTGGCCGCCGAAGCGAAGCGGATGTCGGGGCTCGTCAATGATCTGCTGTCGCTGGCCCGCGCAGATGCGGGATACGTCATGGAGAAGCAGGAGGAGCTGCTCCTTCCGCTGGTCGAGGACGTTGCGCGCAGAGCGCAGCTGCTGCCTCGGACGGCTGAATGGGTGATAGGCGATCTGTCCCCGTTAGAGGGCGTTACCGTACACGGCCATGCAGACTTCCTGCGCCAGCTGCTGTTCATCTTCGTAGAGAATGCATTCAAATACACGCCGTCGGGGTATGTCAAGCTGCATGCGGTCAAATCCGGCAACCAAGCGGGCATTGTCATTCAAGATACGGGAATCGGCATGAACAGCGATGAAATTCCGCACATCTTCGAGCGGTTCTACCGTGCGGACGTATCCCGCGGCAAGACAAGCGGAACGGGACTCGGGCTTTCGATTGCCAAATGGATTATCGATGAGCATTCCGGCTCGATCGAGGTTTCGACACGGGAAGGCGAAGGATCGACATTTACCGTATGGCTGCCTCTTGCTTTTCTCGACAAGTCGAATCAGGTATAATAGAACGAAGCTCGGCTTTGGGAAGGTAGGTGCACGTATGGAAATTGTCAAAATATCACCGCGCGGTTATTGCTATGGGGTTGTAGATGCTATGGTTATGGCACTGCAAACGGTCAAAAATTCAGAATTGCCGCGCCCAATTTATATATTGGGCATGATTGTTCACAACAGTCACGTTACAGAGGCGCTCAAGCAGGAAGGCGTTATTACGCTGGACGGCGAGAACCGCCTGGAGATTTTAAGCAAAATCGATCAAGGCACCGTCATATTCACGGCTCACGGCGTCTCGCCCGAGGTTCGCCGGATCGCCCGCGAGAAAGGGCTGTCGATCGTCGATGCGACCTGTCCGGACGTGACGAAGACGCATGATCTCATACGCGATAAGGTTGCAGATGGATATGAAATCATTTATATCGGCAAAAATGGGCATCCTGAGCCTGAGGGCGCAATCGGCATTGCGCCAGGTCATGTGCATCTGATCGAACGTGAAGAAGAGATTGATCGGCTTGCGCTGACGACGGATCGTATGATCATTACGAACCAGACGACGATGTCGCAATGGGACATCCGCCACCTGATCAACAAGCTGTCCGAGAAGTTCCCGACAGCGGAAATTCATAATGAGATCTGCATGGCTACGCAGGTCCGGCAGGAAGCCGTTGCCGGTCAAGCCGGAGAAGCGGAGCTCTGTATCGTCGTGGGCGATCCGCGAAGCAATAACTCCAACCGGCTTGCCCAGGTTTCGGAGGAAATTGCCGGCGTGAAGGCGTACCGGGTCGCTGACGTAAGTGAAATCCAGATCGAATGGCTGAAAGGCAAGAAGCGCGTTGCCGTTACTTCAGGCGCATCGACGCCGACGCCGATTACCAAGGAAGTCATCTCTTATCTTGAACAGTTTGACGATGCGTCCCCCGACACATGGGTGGCTAAAAGAACGATCAACATGAACAAGCTGCTGCCAACCGTCCGTACGAACACGTCGATCTAAAGGGAATGAGGCGCATATCGGATGAGTGTGAGACGCAAACCGCGCTCAATTAAACGCTGGATCAAATATAAATACAGTCAGCTGATGCGGGCTCCCGGCGGAGCATCCTTTGTAGCGCTCGGATTTGCGATCGGCATAGCCGTCGAAATGGTTACGCTGCCCACATACGGTCTTGCATTCTTCCTTATCTTTCCCCTAATCTATTGGATGAACGCAAGTCTGGCCGGAGCGCTGCTAGGGTTTGTCGTCGGCAAAATCATATATATTCCCGTGGCGTTCGTGAACAGTATGGTGGGAGGCTGGGTGCTTCCTAACCAGCTAAGAATTCATATTCCGTTTGCGCCGGGGTGGATCGACCATATCCTGCTCGTCAATTTGAAGCTCATTGTAGGCGGGATTATCGATGGCATTCTGCTCGGCGTACTGTTCTATTTCGTGATCAGATGGGCGATTCAGCTCGTTGCGGACAAACGCAGAGAGAAGCGCAAGGAGCGGCGAAGCTTATTCGAAGCCGCTGTTCCGCCGAACACGAAGCACGCGACAGAGTAGACAGAAGTCATCGCATAAAGAAAAAAGGGAAAAACCGGTCTCTTGACGAGATCGGTTTTTTCTTGTATATTTGCTTTAGTGGTTAAAAGCACAAAAGCTTAGAAGCATAAAAGCGTATACGCGTTGAAGCGAGAAAAGGGGTATTGGATATGATCGTCATAACAAACAGCAGCATTACGGAAGAGCGAATTGGTGAAATTACCGCGTATATCGAGAAATCTGGCGTTCAAGCCCATGTATCGCGAGGAACGGACCGGACGGTTATCGGCATCGTCGGCAAGGCAGAGCCGACGCTCGCCGAGCATCTTCGCCAAATGAAGGGCGTCGAGAATGTCATTAAAATATCGAAATCTTATAAACTGGCCAGCCGGGACTTCCATCCCGACGATACGGTTATTGATATTAAAGGCGTCAAAATCGGCGGCGACAATCTTGTTATCATGGGCGGACCTTGTGCCGTGGAAACGCCGGAGCAGATCGATGAGATCGCTCGTTTGGTGAAGGCGGCCGGCGGCCAGGTGCTCCGCGGCGGCGCGTTCAAGCCGCGCACAGGCCCATACAGCTTCCAGGGCGTTGGCGTTGAAGGTTTGGCCATGATGGCGGAGGCGGGACGCAGGCACGGCCTGCTCACGATTACAGAAGTAATGACGCCGGAATACGTCGATGTTTGCGCCGAGTACGCGGATATTTTACAGGTCGGGACACGCAACATGCAGAACTTCGACCTGCTTCGCAAGCTGGGCACGATTCAAACGCCGGTACTTCTGAAGCGCGGATTCAGCGCTACCTATGACGAGTTCTTGAACGCGGCGGAATACATGCTGGCCGGCGGGAATCCGAACGTGATGCTGTGCGAGCGCGGTATCCGGACGTTCGAGCAATACACGCGCAACACGCTTGACCTTGCAGCCATTCCTGTACTGCAGCAGCTGAGCCATCTGCCCGTTATCTCGGACCCAAGCCATGGCACGGGCCGGCGCGAGCTGGTTGAGCCGATGTCCAAAGCTTCTGTCGCCGCCGGTGCGAACGGCCTGATCATTGAGATGCATACCGATCCCGACAACTCGATGACAGGCGATGGCGTACAGTCGCTGTTCCCGGATCAGTTCGCCGGCCTCCTGAAGGAACTGGAGCAAATTGCGAATATCGTCGGGAAACGATTCGACACGGAGAAAGCGCCAGCCGAAGCTTTTGCAAGCTGGAAGATATAATCGATTTCTCGAACATTAACATGTAGAGCCAAAAAGTCGCGAAACCTGATCGCAATCGGGGTTCGCGACTTTTTTCTGTGCGTCATGTCAGGTATTTTTATTGAATTATCAAACAATGTGTGAAGATACCTTACATATGAGTAAAAAATACCTGACATAACTATTGACGACGATGGAGCCGAAATTTATAATTACCTCATAAGTTGATGCAGAATATTGAACGTTCGTCGTTCATAACTACGCAAATGTTCGGAAATGGAGGAAACACCCTATGTCAGTTCAAAACGTTTTGAACACAATCTCAGAAAACAATATTCAGTTTGTCGATTTCCGCTTTGTAGACCTCGCAGGTCGCGCGCATCATATTACGCTTCCGGCGACAGAGGTTGACGAGGATACATTCGTTAATGGCGTTGCGTTCGACGGCTCCTCGATCGCAGGCTTCCGCGGTATTGAAGAATCCGATATGGTCATGATGCCGGATACGGAGTCGGTATTTGTCGATCCGTTCATGGATCACCCGACCTTGAACATTATGTGCAACATATACACGCCGGACGGCGAGCGTTATGAACGGGATCCGCGCAGCATCGCCCAGAAGGCGGAGGAATTCCTGCAGCAATCCGGCGTCGGTACGACAGCATTCTTCGCGCCTGAATCCGAATTTTTCATCTTCGACGATGTTCGTTACGAGAGCTCGATGAACACCTCCTTCTTCTCCGTCGATTCGGAAGAAGCGGCTTGGAACACGGGACGCAAGGAAGAAGGCGGAAACCTCGGATTCAAAATCGGTGTTAAGGGCGGCTATGTTCCCGTTGCGCCAGTCGATTCCCAGCAAGATATCCGCAGCGAAATGGTTCGCGTGATGCAGGAGACGGGCTTGCGCGTCGAGCGTCACCACCATGAAGTTGCAACGGCCGGCCAAGCGGAAATCAACTTCCGTTTCGATACGCTGACCAAGACGGCCGATAACCTGATGAAATATAAGTACATCGTTCATAACGTTGCGCGCCAGTATGGCAAAAGCGCTACATTCATGCCGAAGCCGATCTTCGGCGATAACGGAAGCGGAATGCATGTACATCAATCGATCTTCGACGGCGATTCGCCATTGTTCTACGAGAAAGGCGCTTATGCCAACCTGAGCCCGATGGCAATGCACTACATCGGCGGTATTTTGCACCATGCTCCGGCTTTGATCGCGTTGTCGAATCCTTCGACGAACTCGTTCAAGCGTCTGGTTCCGGGCTACGAAGCGCCGGTTAACCTCGTCTTCTCCAAAGGCAACCGTTCCGCTGCGATCCGTATTCCGGTTGCCGCAGTAACGCCTAAGGGATGCCGCATCGAGTTCCGTACGCCGGATTCCACCGCTAACCCGTATCTTTCGTTCGCGGCGATGCTGCTTGCCGGCCTTGACGGCATTAAGCGCAAGATCGATCCGGTCGCGCTTGGCTATGGACCTTTCGATAAGAACATCTACGAGCTGTCCGACGAGGACAAGAAAGAGATCCGTTCGGTTCCAGGCACGCTGGACGAAGCGCTCGACGCTCTGGAAGCCGACAGCGAGTTCTTGACCGAAAGCGGCGTCTTCACGCAAGACTTCATCGATAACTACGTTGCCGTGAAACGGCAAGAAGCCAAAGCGGTTACGATTCGGGTTCATCCGCACGAGTACAGCCTGTATTTCGACTGCTAATCAGCACTTATCGATTTAAGATTCCTCAAGCTCTCCCGATGGGAGAGCTTGTTTTTATGGCTTCATACCCGCAAAATCCGAATGATTATACGTCCTGATGTTCTTCACGTTCGACTTTTTGTACTTGATGCCTGCCCTTAAAATTGCTATCATAACGTTAGGCATACAGATGATTGGAGTGGGTTACCGTGACGAAACGCGCATACAATTTTAACGCTGGACCGGCTGCGCTGCCTCTTGAAGTGCTGCAGCAGGCACAGGAACAGTTAGTCGACTACGAGGGTGCTGGCATGTCCATCATGGAGATGTCGCATCGCGGCGAAATCTACGAGAAGGTTCATAACGAGGCGATATCGCTCCTTCGTGAATTGTACGAAATTCCAGCGAATTATAAGGTCTTGCTTCTGCAAGGCGGAGCAAGCACGCAGTTTGCGATGATTCCGATGAACCTGTTGAAGTCCGGCCAAGTCGGCTCTTATGTGATGACAGGCAGCTGGGCCGACAAGGCCATCAAAGAAGCGAAGCTGATCGGGGAAACGGCAGTTGCAGCAACTTCCGAGGCTGACAAATTCAACCGGATTCCGAACATTAGCGATATTCAAATTCCAGCCAATTCCGCCTATTTGCATGTGACCTCGAATGAAACGATCGAAGGTACGCAATACAAGCAGTTTCCGGTAACGAATGAGGTACCTCTCATTGCGGATATGTCCAGCGACATTATGAGCAAGCCGATCGATGTCAGCAAGTTCGGGATGATTTATGCGGGCGCGCAGAAAAACTTGGGTCCTTCCGGCGTTACGATTGTTATTGCCAGAGAAGACCTGGTATCGGAAAGTCCGAAATCGATTCCGACGATGCTGCGCTACGATACGCATGTGAAGAACAACTCTTTATATAACACGCCGCCATCCTTCTCGGTCTATTTGGCCAACCTGATGTTGAAATGGGTGCAAGCCAAAGGCGGAGCAGCGGCCATCGAGCAATATAACCGCGACAAGACGAAGCTGATCTACGACACTATCGATCAAAGCGGCGGATTCTATCGCGGGTTTGCCGACACAGACAGCCGTTCGGTGATGAATATTACATTCCGCATTCAAACCGAGGAGCTGGAGAAGCAGTTCGTCAAGGAGTCGGAACAGCATGGATTCGTCGGCTTGAAGGGCCACCGCAGTGTCGGCGGCTTGAGAGCTTCAACCTACAATGCAGTTCCTCTCGAAAGCTGCAAAGCGCTTGCTGAATTCATGAGCGATTTCCAGAAACGCAACGGTTAATTCATTCAGGAAGAAGACCGCCCCATCCTCAAGCATCTACTTGAGAATGGGGCGGTCTTCTGTCGTGCGCTTAAAGGCAGCCCGGCGGGCTTAGAGCGAAGCGACGGAGCTGTCTACCGTACTGGGTCCCGACAGCTTATAGCCTACGTTGCGGACGGTCATGATATATTCGGGAGAGCGGGCCGATTTCTCGATCTTATCGCGAAGATGGCTAATATGAACGTCAACGATGCGCGTATCGCCAAGGAAATGATAATCCCACACGCCGTGAAGCAGCTGCTGCCGGCTGAGTACTTTTCCGCGGTGGCGGCAGAGGAACAGCAGGAGCTCGAATTCTTTGGGCGTCAGCTCCACAGGCTTATTATCGACATGGACTTCGCGCTGCTCCGAGAAGACGGTCAGCCGGCCAATTTCATGAACGGTATTTTCTGATGTGCCCGGCAGCGATTTGACCCGGCGCAATATCGCTTGAATACGGGAGAGCAGCTCCTGGGGCGAGAACGGCTTGGTCATGTAGTCATCCGCACCGTTGTCCAGACCTGCGATCACGTCCGTCACGTCCTGAAGGGCGGTAAGCATGACGATCGGAACGGCATTGTTCTGTTTACGAAGCTCGCGGCATACTTGAATGCCATCCATCTTGGGCAGCATGAGATCGAGAATGATGAGGTCGGGGCGAAACGGCTTTAACATGTCGAATACGGCTTCGCCGTCATGCACGCAGCGGACGTCATACCCGGCTAATTTCAAATTAAATTCGATAAGCATGGAGATTGAAGGCTCGTCATCGACGACCAGTATTTTTTTCTTCATCGTCTCATTCTCCTTTACAGGCAATATAAGCTCATTATGAAGACCGACGTTATTCGTTAGATTAAGGAAACGTTAACGTGATGTTAAATTTATGAACGAATTCGATTTCATGTATAATAAGCAGAAGGCGGGGAGGAATAAGCAAATGGCATTTCATATTGTGCTTGTCGAGCCGGAAATACCGGCGAATACAGGCAATATCGCACGCACGTGCGCGGCGACGGGGACGCATCTTCATCTGGTCCGGCCGCTTGGATTCAATACCGACGACAAGACGCTGAAGCGGGCGGGTCTCGATTACTGGTACGCGGTTAACCTCACTTATTACGATTCCTTCGAGGAAGTGAAGGAGAAGAATCCGCAAGGGCGTTTCTTCTTCGCAAGCACCCGGGCTTCCAAACGATACACGGATTTTACGTTTGCCGATGGCGATTTCTTCGTATTTGGCAAAGAGACCAAAGGATTGCCGGAGACTATACTGAACGAGCATCCTGCGACATGCATGCGGCTGCCGATGACGGACAAGGTTCGTTCGCTTAATTTGTCGAATTCAGCCGCAATTGTCGTGTACGAAGCGTTCAGGCAAACCGGTTTTCCCGGGATGGAATAAATCCTGTTCAAATTGAACGAGCTCCCTGCCCGGGGAGCTTGTTTCATCGTACGGGGTAACGGATATTAGATAAGTTAACGAGGTTTTTACTTCTTAAGGAATGACCGGAGGTATAGATAGAGATCACTCGCGTGTTGCAGAATATTAAGAAAATCGCAGCATGGGGAGGAAAACGTAGGGTCCTATCGAATTTTTATAGTTGCATAGGTTTCTTGCATGACTTACAAATCGAGACTGCAGAAGAGGTGAAAACGTTTGAAACCAGCTGGCGTCGTGCGCAAAGTCGATCAACTGGGCCGTATTGTGCTGCCCAAATCGCTGCGCAAAAGATATCAAATGAACGAAGGAGACCCCGTGGAGATTCTTGTCCAGGGTGACCATATCATTTTGGAACGTTACCGCCCAAGATGCGTGTTTTGTGGATCAATGGATGAAGTTCGCGAATTTAAGGAGCGTCACTTATGCTCTGTATGTGTGTCTGAAATGGTAGGTTTACGCCGGGCTTAACAAGTCCGTGCCTGCGTAAGCGCCGAACACATAGCGTGGCAAGCCAAAATAAAAGAAGCTTCCTGTTGCTGCCGATCGACGACAACAGGAAGCTTCTTTTATTACGTCCAATTAAATGCCGTTTGTCTTGTCGTCATTGTAAGACGATGTCAAGATCGCCGTCAGGAACAAGACGAAGACGGTTAATACGATCAGAAAATTAAGCGTCATCCTGCACACCTCCAGTAAACCTGATTTTATTATAACCAACCGCAGGCAAAAAGAAAATGCAATCAAATGTGAACAAGTTGTTACAATAAGCCGTGCATGAATCATGCTTTGGAACGGATATCCTAAGATAGATATGCTTTGTGATTACGGTAATCGCTTCTCCAGTAGCCCGTAGGCTTCGTCGTGCGTAAGATATGGCAAGAACGAAGCGAGGAGGCGAGCGTGAGCGTGGATTATCGATTTTCGAGCAAAGTGAATCGGCTGCAATCATCCGCTGAACGGGACATCATGAAATGGACGGGGGGAAAGGAAATCATATCGCTTGCAGGCGGCCTTCCGGCGGAGGAACTGCTCCCGCTGGAGGCGGTAAGGGAAGCGGCCGGCCGGGTGTTTAAGAACGGCAGCGGCGTGCTTCAGTACGGCCTTACCGAAGGATATTTGCCGCTTCGCGAGCAGCTGGGCCAGCGGATGGCATCCAAGGGAATGCCTGTCAGCCCGGATGAAATGCTGCTTACAACGGGCTCTCAGCAAGCCATCGACTTGGCTGTGCGCGCGCTCGCGGAGCCGGGCAGCGCTGTATTGGTCGAGAATCCGGCCAATATAGCTGGGCTTCAAGTTTTTCATCTGAACGGCCTGCATGTCATCCCGGTGGAATGCGACACCGACGGTATGATTATAGAGGAAGCCGAGCGGCTTATACGCCAGCACAAGCCGGCTCTTGTGTACGTCGTTCCTACCTTCGGGAGCCCGACCGGGCGGGCATGGACGACACAGCGGCGCCGAGGCTTAGTGGAGTGCTGCCGGCGTCACGGGATCCCCATCGTGGAGGACGATCCTTATGGAGAGATAAAGTTCGACGCCAATGCGCATTATCCGACGCTTTTCTCCATCGAGGGGAAGGCCGGCGGCGGCGTTGTTTTGTATACGAGCACCTTAACCCATACCGTGGCGCCGGCTGTCCGATTGGGCTGGGTAATGGGCGACAGGGATGTCATCCGAATGATGGCAAAGGCGAAGCAGGCGGCGGATCTGCAATCGAGCGCGCTTGATCAGCAAATCGTGGACCAGCTGCTTCGTCATTTTCCGCTGGATCGGCATGCCCGCAAGCTCGGGAAATCGTACGGTCAGCGGATGCAGCACATGCAGTCCCTCCTGCGTCAGCTCGGGATGAGAGATGCTTCGTGGGCGGAGCCGCAGGGCGGGCTGTTCTTGTGGCTGAAGCTTCCTGAAGGTCTTGACGGCGAAGCGCTGCTGCGCTGTGCCGTTATGAAGGGCGTCACGTTCGTCCCGGGCTCGACGTTCTTCGTGCGGGAGCCGATACGGAATACAGCCAGACTGAATTACACGTATACATCCGGTGAACGAATGGCCGCCGGCATCGCCCGGCTTGGTGAGGCCATCTCCGAATTCGTGGCACGCAGCTGAGAATGGCATCTGCCATTGGGGTTGCGTGAAGCACCTCGTGCCGTGGCTGCCTTGCCTGCGCGTTGAAGGGCCGATGACCAACGTGTCATGGTGACGCCACAATGCATTCTGGGGCAGCGTGCGGTGCGCGATAAGCGTGTATGAAACGGAAAAGACCGCTGCAGCATGCAGCGGTCTATTTCTAATGTGCGAAATTGT carries:
- a CDS encoding aminotransferase-like domain-containing protein; translation: MDYRFSSKVNRLQSSAERDIMKWTGGKEIISLAGGLPAEELLPLEAVREAAGRVFKNGSGVLQYGLTEGYLPLREQLGQRMASKGMPVSPDEMLLTTGSQQAIDLAVRALAEPGSAVLVENPANIAGLQVFHLNGLHVIPVECDTDGMIIEEAERLIRQHKPALVYVVPTFGSPTGRAWTTQRRRGLVECCRRHGIPIVEDDPYGEIKFDANAHYPTLFSIEGKAGGGVVLYTSTLTHTVAPAVRLGWVMGDRDVIRMMAKAKQAADLQSSALDQQIVDQLLRHFPLDRHARKLGKSYGQRMQHMQSLLRQLGMRDASWAEPQGGLFLWLKLPEGLDGEALLRCAVMKGVTFVPGSTFFVREPIRNTARLNYTYTSGERMAAGIARLGEAISEFVARS